A stretch of Pseudomonas taetrolens DNA encodes these proteins:
- the pqqD gene encoding pyrroloquinoline quinone biosynthesis peptide chaperone PqqD, producing MSFDRSKIPTWRPGYRFQYEPAQKGHVLLYPEGMIKLNDSAALIGGLIDGQRDVDAIIGELDKQFPGVPELGADIEQFMEVARAEHWIELA from the coding sequence ATGAGCTTCGATCGCAGCAAAATTCCGACCTGGCGCCCTGGCTACCGCTTTCAATACGAGCCCGCGCAAAAAGGCCATGTGCTGCTGTATCCCGAAGGCATGATAAAACTCAATGACAGCGCCGCCTTGATCGGAGGCCTGATCGACGGCCAACGCGATGTTGACGCTATCATTGGTGAACTGGACAAACAGTTCCCCGGCGTACCCGAGCTCGGCGCTGACATCGAGCAATTTATGGAGGTCGCTCGTGCAGAGCACTGGATCGAACTTGCCTGA
- a CDS encoding flavin monoamine oxidase family protein translates to MNKNNRHPVDGKKPITIFGPDFPFAFDDWIEHPSGLGSIPTGKHGAEVAIVGAGMAGMVAAYELMKLGLKPVVYEASKMGGRLRSQAFEGTEGVIAELGGMRFPVSSTAFYHYVDKLGLETSPFPNPLTPASGSTVIDLEGQTFYAQKLADLPALFQEVADAWADALEAGSRFGDIQQAIRDRDVPRLKELWNTLVPLWDDRTFYDFVATSKAFAKLSFQHREVFGQVGFGTGGWDSDFPNSMLEIFRVVMTNCDDHQHLIVGGVEQVPLGIWRHVPERCAHWPAGTSLSSLHHGAPRTGVKSICRSPDGQFSVTDNLGVTRPYEAVLVTCQSWLLTTQIECEESLFSQKVWMALDRTRYMQSSKTFVMVDRPFWKDKDPETGRDLMSMTLTDRLTRGTYLFDNGDDKPGVICLSYSWMSDALKMLPHPVEKRVKLALDSLKKIYPKVDIASRIIGDPITISWESDPHFLGAFKGALPGHYRYNQRMYAHFMQQDLPSEQRGIFIAGDDVSWTPAWVEGAVQTSLNAVWGIMNHFGGKTPADNPGPGDVFHEIGPIALPD, encoded by the coding sequence ATGAACAAGAATAATCGCCACCCCGTCGACGGTAAAAAACCCATCACCATCTTTGGCCCGGATTTTCCGTTTGCTTTCGATGACTGGATCGAGCATCCGTCAGGCCTGGGCAGTATCCCCACAGGCAAACATGGCGCTGAAGTAGCGATTGTCGGGGCCGGGATGGCCGGGATGGTCGCGGCTTATGAGCTGATGAAGCTGGGCCTCAAGCCCGTGGTGTATGAAGCCTCGAAAATGGGCGGACGCCTGCGCTCCCAGGCCTTTGAAGGCACTGAAGGGGTGATCGCCGAGCTGGGCGGCATGCGTTTCCCGGTGTCCTCGACAGCGTTTTACCACTACGTCGACAAACTGGGCCTCGAGACCAGCCCCTTTCCCAATCCGCTGACGCCCGCTTCGGGCAGCACCGTGATCGATCTGGAAGGTCAGACGTTCTACGCTCAAAAACTGGCGGACTTGCCTGCGCTGTTTCAGGAAGTGGCCGACGCCTGGGCTGATGCCCTGGAAGCAGGCTCGCGCTTTGGCGATATTCAACAGGCGATCCGCGATCGTGACGTACCGCGCCTGAAAGAACTGTGGAACACCCTCGTCCCGCTGTGGGACGACCGCACATTCTATGACTTCGTAGCCACCTCCAAAGCCTTCGCCAAGCTTTCGTTCCAGCACCGTGAAGTGTTTGGACAGGTTGGATTTGGCACCGGCGGCTGGGACTCGGACTTCCCCAATTCGATGCTCGAAATTTTCCGCGTGGTGATGACCAACTGCGATGATCATCAGCATTTGATCGTGGGCGGTGTCGAACAAGTGCCGCTGGGCATCTGGCGCCATGTCCCGGAGCGTTGCGCTCACTGGCCAGCCGGGACCAGCCTCAGCTCGCTGCACCACGGCGCACCTCGCACCGGGGTCAAAAGTATTTGCCGCTCACCGGACGGGCAATTTTCGGTGACCGATAACCTGGGCGTCACACGCCCTTACGAAGCCGTACTGGTCACCTGCCAAAGCTGGTTGCTGACGACGCAGATCGAGTGCGAAGAGTCTCTGTTCTCGCAAAAAGTGTGGATGGCGCTGGACCGTACGCGCTACATGCAGTCCTCCAAAACCTTCGTCATGGTCGACCGCCCGTTCTGGAAGGACAAAGATCCCGAGACCGGCCGCGACCTGATGAGCATGACCCTCACCGACCGCCTGACCCGTGGCACGTATCTGTTCGATAACGGCGACGACAAACCGGGGGTGATTTGCCTGTCGTACTCGTGGATGAGTGATGCATTGAAAATGCTCCCTCACCCGGTCGAAAAACGCGTCAAGCTGGCACTCGATTCGCTGAAGAAAATCTACCCCAAAGTCGACATCGCCAGCCGCATCATCGGCGATCCGATCACCATTTCCTGGGAATCCGACCCGCATTTCCTCGGTGCTTTTAAAGGCGCACTGCCGGGTCACTACCGTTATAACCAGCGGATGTATGCGCACTTCATGCAGCAGGATCTGCCCAGCGAGCAACGCGGGATCTTCATTGCCGGCGATGATGTGTCCTGGACACCGGCCTGGGTTGAAGGCGCGGTGCAAACCTCATTGAACGCCGTGTGGGGCATCATGAATCACTTCGGCGGCAAGACGCCTGCCGACAACCCGGGGCCTGGCGATGTGTTCCATGAAATCGGCCCCATCGCGCTGCCGGATTGA
- the pqqE gene encoding pyrroloquinoline quinone biosynthesis protein PqqE — protein MPLPPKPEVGLPLWLLAELTYRCPLQCPYCSNPLDFAQQGKELSTEQWIKVFREAREMGAAQLGFSGGEPLVRQDLAELIAEARKLGFYTNLITSGIGLTEQKISDFKKAGLDHIQISFQASDEQVNNLLAGSKKAFAQKLEMARAVKAHGYPMVLNFVTHRHNIDKIDRIIELCIALEADFVELATCQFYGWAQLNRVGLLPTKEQLVRAERITNEYRAKLEAEGHPCKLIFVTPDYYEERPKACMNGWGSIFLTVTPDGTALPCHGARQMPIAFPNVRDHSMQHIWYESFGFNRFRGYDWMPEPCRSCDEKEKDFGGCRCQAFMLTGDASNADPVCSKSPQHDLILKAREEAEHATQTIEQLAFRNDRNSRLIAKG, from the coding sequence ATGCCCTTACCGCCCAAGCCAGAGGTCGGCCTGCCACTGTGGCTGCTGGCCGAGCTGACTTATCGCTGCCCGTTGCAATGCCCGTACTGCTCCAACCCGCTGGACTTCGCCCAGCAAGGCAAAGAGTTGAGCACCGAGCAGTGGATCAAGGTGTTTCGCGAAGCGCGGGAGATGGGCGCGGCACAGCTGGGGTTCTCCGGGGGTGAACCGCTGGTACGCCAGGATTTGGCTGAACTGATTGCCGAGGCGCGCAAGCTGGGCTTCTACACCAACCTGATTACTTCGGGCATCGGCCTGACCGAGCAGAAGATCAGCGACTTCAAAAAAGCCGGGCTGGACCACATCCAGATCAGCTTCCAGGCCAGCGATGAGCAGGTGAACAACCTCCTGGCTGGCTCGAAAAAAGCCTTCGCGCAAAAGCTTGAAATGGCCCGGGCCGTGAAAGCCCACGGGTATCCGATGGTGCTGAACTTCGTCACCCATCGGCACAACATCGACAAGATCGACCGCATCATCGAGCTGTGCATCGCCCTTGAAGCCGACTTCGTCGAACTCGCCACATGCCAGTTTTACGGGTGGGCCCAGCTCAACCGTGTCGGGCTGTTGCCGACCAAGGAACAACTGGTACGCGCCGAACGCATCACCAACGAATACCGGGCCAAGCTTGAGGCCGAAGGTCATCCCTGCAAGCTGATTTTCGTGACGCCGGACTATTATGAAGAGCGCCCGAAAGCCTGCATGAACGGTTGGGGCAGCATCTTTTTGACCGTCACCCCGGACGGTACTGCCCTGCCGTGCCATGGCGCCCGACAAATGCCGATCGCCTTTCCCAACGTGCGCGATCACAGCATGCAGCACATCTGGTATGAGTCATTCGGCTTCAACCGTTTTCGCGGTTACGACTGGATGCCTGAGCCTTGTCGCTCGTGCGACGAGAAAGAAAAGGACTTCGGCGGCTGCCGCTGCCAGGCCTTTATGCTCACCGGCGATGCCAGCAACGCCGACCCGGTGTGCAGCAAGTCACCGCAACACGACTTGATCCTCAAGGCGCGCGAAGAGGCCGAGCATGCCACTCAAACCATCGAACAACTGGCCTTCCGAAATGATCGAAACTCCCGACTCATCGCTAAAGGCTGA
- the pqqA gene encoding pyrroloquinoline quinone precursor peptide PqqA, whose product MAWTKPAYTDLRIGFEVTMYFASR is encoded by the coding sequence ATGGCTTGGACTAAACCGGCTTACACCGATTTGCGCATTGGCTTTGAAGTTACCATGTACTTCGCAAGTCGTTGA
- the pqqF gene encoding pyrroloquinoline quinone biosynthesis protein PqqF, which produces MPALNHPHTQRLTLENGLTLSVRHVPRLKRCAAVLRVAAGSHDVPAAWPGLAHFLEHLLFLGTERFPAPDNLMAYVQRHGGQVNARTSERHTDFFFELPPTAFEGGVERLCDMLAHPRMKLDEQLREREVLHAEFIAWAREPAAQREIKLFQPLNPAHPLRAFHAGNRYSLPVPRASFQQALSGFYQQFYHAGQMSLSLVGPQTANDLKALAQRCGAQLPPGQSTPQLDPPTLMTDAERAYLHLDGHWLSVMVACEQLPPGAPEALDFLCHWINADKPGGLIAHLRQQHRIDTLKAVPLYQFKAQALLQIEFSATADITQHATQIHEAFADWLAFFNAQDWSALRDEYLLLQQRRQDVSGALELARHDSEQQSPELTEHGVMALKALLEQLQPASTWQQAWQLPTPNPFLRAAKEPLSAGLIRGQTSAHRGLRTFAQDRLRNRRDLSAMSFSTALPSHSGEAAIYLRWQLAVNPGAEVLPQLQSQLRSLQHDARQAGVELSFSAVGQDWQLNLQGFHEPMPAILEQALRALGAAAAEPRVSSPPAISLIPIRQLLKRLPDICQPCAELSVGDLEHCWASARWDGLAVGLPAATQALITPVLSKVPGTPDAHLAQPREHTARHHWHTEACGSNEQAVLVFCPIPRPDIADEAAWRLIAHVAQTPFYQKLRVEQQLGYAVFSGLRQCHGQTGLLFGVQSPHASTPEIFEHIRTFIRALPNLMTALDEKSFAEARAALAQQFSIEALSVTRGSELLWHAKLAGHPSDYLKSLYTALMTLDTGTTLNAAQRINQDKCSWLCLATDPEPESFIQGRSGSLPTM; this is translated from the coding sequence ATGCCTGCGCTGAACCACCCTCACACCCAACGTTTGACCCTTGAAAACGGTCTGACTCTATCAGTGCGCCATGTGCCACGGCTCAAGCGTTGCGCGGCTGTATTGCGGGTCGCCGCCGGCAGCCATGACGTGCCTGCGGCCTGGCCGGGCCTGGCACATTTTCTGGAGCACTTGCTGTTCCTGGGGACCGAGCGCTTCCCGGCCCCGGACAACTTGATGGCTTACGTGCAACGTCACGGCGGTCAGGTGAATGCCCGGACCAGCGAGCGGCATACCGATTTCTTTTTTGAACTGCCGCCCACAGCGTTTGAAGGCGGCGTTGAGCGTCTGTGCGATATGCTCGCGCATCCACGCATGAAGCTGGATGAGCAGTTACGCGAACGTGAAGTGCTGCACGCCGAGTTCATTGCCTGGGCTCGCGAACCCGCGGCGCAGCGTGAGATCAAACTGTTTCAACCCCTGAACCCGGCCCACCCGCTCCGTGCATTTCACGCCGGCAACCGTTACAGCCTGCCCGTGCCGCGTGCGAGCTTTCAGCAGGCACTGAGCGGTTTCTACCAGCAGTTTTATCACGCCGGGCAGATGAGCCTGAGCCTGGTGGGGCCACAGACCGCGAACGATCTCAAAGCCTTGGCGCAACGCTGTGGTGCTCAGTTGCCCCCGGGCCAGAGTACGCCACAGCTTGACCCGCCTACGCTAATGACGGACGCGGAGCGCGCGTACCTGCATCTCGACGGTCATTGGCTGAGCGTGATGGTTGCGTGCGAGCAGTTACCTCCCGGCGCTCCCGAGGCCCTGGATTTCCTGTGCCACTGGATCAATGCCGATAAGCCGGGCGGTCTCATCGCTCATCTGCGCCAGCAACACCGGATCGACACCCTCAAAGCCGTACCGCTGTATCAATTCAAGGCGCAGGCACTGCTGCAGATTGAATTCAGCGCAACTGCCGACATCACTCAACACGCCACTCAGATCCATGAGGCATTCGCTGACTGGCTGGCCTTTTTCAATGCACAGGACTGGTCAGCCCTGCGCGATGAATACCTATTGCTGCAACAACGTCGCCAGGACGTCAGTGGTGCGCTGGAACTCGCCCGCCATGATAGTGAACAACAATCGCCGGAGCTGACGGAACACGGCGTAATGGCGCTTAAAGCGCTGCTGGAGCAGTTGCAACCCGCCTCGACATGGCAACAGGCTTGGCAACTGCCAACGCCAAACCCCTTCCTGCGCGCCGCGAAAGAACCGCTCAGTGCGGGCCTGATTCGTGGTCAGACCAGCGCTCACCGGGGCTTGCGCACGTTTGCGCAGGATCGTTTGCGCAACCGCCGAGACCTGTCCGCCATGAGTTTCAGCACGGCGCTGCCTAGCCACAGCGGTGAAGCAGCGATCTATCTGCGTTGGCAGCTGGCGGTTAACCCCGGCGCCGAGGTGCTGCCACAACTGCAAAGTCAGCTGCGCTCACTTCAGCACGATGCACGTCAGGCCGGCGTCGAGTTGTCGTTCAGCGCCGTGGGCCAGGACTGGCAACTGAACCTGCAGGGCTTCCACGAGCCGATGCCGGCGATTCTGGAGCAGGCACTGCGTGCGCTCGGCGCGGCGGCCGCCGAGCCGCGGGTCAGCAGCCCCCCAGCCATATCGTTAATACCTATTCGCCAACTGCTCAAGCGTTTACCGGATATCTGCCAGCCTTGCGCCGAGCTCTCCGTTGGCGACCTGGAGCACTGCTGGGCTTCTGCTCGCTGGGACGGTTTGGCCGTCGGCCTGCCCGCCGCCACGCAGGCCTTGATCACACCGGTGCTGAGCAAAGTCCCCGGAACACCGGATGCGCACCTGGCGCAGCCCCGCGAACACACTGCACGGCACCACTGGCACACCGAAGCCTGCGGTTCCAACGAACAGGCCGTGCTGGTGTTTTGCCCCATACCGCGACCGGATATCGCTGACGAAGCGGCCTGGCGCCTGATCGCTCACGTGGCGCAAACCCCGTTTTATCAAAAACTGCGTGTCGAGCAGCAACTGGGTTACGCCGTATTCAGCGGTTTGCGTCAATGCCATGGGCAAACAGGCCTACTCTTCGGCGTGCAATCGCCTCACGCCTCTACGCCTGAAATCTTCGAACACATCCGAACTTTCATCCGCGCCCTGCCGAATTTAATGACAGCACTCGATGAAAAATCTTTTGCAGAAGCCCGAGCAGCTTTAGCCCAACAGTTCTCGATCGAAGCATTGAGCGTGACCCGGGGCAGTGAACTGTTGTGGCATGCAAAGCTCGCAGGCCATCCGTCGGATTACCTGAAGTCCCTCTATACCGCGCTTATGACGCTGGATACAGGCACTACACTGAACGCTGCGCAGCGGATCAATCAGGATAAATGCAGCTGGCTGTGCTTGGCGACAGATCCAGAACCTGAATCGTTTATTCAAGGAAGAAGCGGATCATTACCAACGATGTAA
- a CDS encoding carbon-nitrogen hydrolase family protein, with translation MHVALYQCPPLPLDVAGNLQRLKTWALQVRDVDLLVLPEMFLSGYNIGARAVAERAQPQDGDAAQQIAELAKTCNMAIVYGYPERGEDGRIYNSAQLIDARGQRLLNYRKTHLFGELDRTMFTPGPDAFPVVELNDWKLGLLICYDLEFPENARRLALAGAELIVVPTANMTPYDFIADVTVRSRAFENQCYVAYANYCANEGDIHYCGQSSIAAPNGQQIALAQHEPGMIVATLEHAQLAAAKAGNTYLADRRPELYRELGKR, from the coding sequence ATGCACGTTGCACTTTATCAATGCCCGCCCTTGCCACTGGATGTCGCCGGTAACCTGCAACGCTTGAAAACATGGGCGCTGCAGGTACGCGACGTCGATCTGCTGGTGCTCCCGGAAATGTTCCTCAGCGGTTACAACATAGGAGCCCGGGCCGTGGCCGAGCGTGCGCAGCCCCAGGATGGCGATGCCGCGCAGCAGATTGCCGAGCTGGCCAAAACCTGCAACATGGCCATCGTCTATGGCTACCCCGAGCGCGGCGAAGACGGGCGCATCTATAACAGTGCTCAATTGATCGACGCCAGGGGCCAGCGCCTGCTCAATTACCGCAAGACCCATCTGTTCGGTGAACTCGATCGCACCATGTTCACGCCCGGGCCCGATGCATTTCCTGTGGTTGAGCTCAATGACTGGAAGCTCGGCTTGCTGATCTGCTACGACCTCGAGTTCCCGGAAAACGCCCGCCGGCTGGCCTTGGCCGGTGCCGAGCTGATCGTGGTGCCCACCGCCAATATGACGCCTTACGACTTCATCGCCGACGTCACCGTGCGCAGCCGGGCCTTTGAGAACCAGTGTTACGTGGCCTATGCCAACTACTGCGCAAATGAAGGTGACATTCATTATTGCGGCCAAAGCAGTATCGCCGCGCCCAATGGCCAGCAAATAGCCCTCGCGCAGCACGAACCCGGCATGATTGTCGCGACCCTGGAACACGCGCAGCTGGCTGCCGCCAAGGCGGGGAATACGTACCTTGCCGACCGCCGTCCTGAACTTTACCGTGAGCTGGGCAAGCGCTGA
- the pqqB gene encoding pyrroloquinoline quinone biosynthesis protein PqqB, translating to MFVQILGSAAGGGFPQWNCNCVNCAGFRDGSLRATARTQSSIAISDDGVNWVLCNTSPDIRAQLQGFAPMQPGRALRDTGISAIILMDSQIDHTTGLLSLREGCPHEVWCTDMVHEDLSTGFPLFTMLKHWNGGLNWNRIELQGTFTIPACPNLRFSPLPLRSAAPPYSPHRFDPHPGDNIGLIVEDLRTGGKLFYAPGLGKVDAPLLEIMAGSDCLLVDGTMWDDDEMQRRGVGTRTGREMGHLAQNGPGGMLEVLEQLPEQRKVLIHINNTNPILDEDSAERAELVRRGVEVAFDGMSIKL from the coding sequence ATGTTCGTCCAGATTCTAGGTTCCGCCGCCGGCGGCGGTTTCCCGCAGTGGAACTGTAACTGCGTCAACTGCGCGGGTTTTCGCGATGGTAGCCTGCGCGCCACCGCACGCACCCAGTCCTCGATTGCGATTTCCGATGATGGCGTGAACTGGGTCCTGTGCAACACGTCACCCGATATCCGCGCCCAACTCCAAGGCTTTGCGCCGATGCAGCCGGGCCGCGCCCTGCGTGATACCGGGATCAGCGCCATCATTTTGATGGACAGCCAGATCGATCACACCACCGGTTTGCTCAGCTTGCGCGAGGGCTGCCCGCACGAAGTGTGGTGCACCGACATGGTCCATGAAGATTTGAGCACCGGCTTCCCGCTGTTCACCATGCTCAAGCACTGGAATGGTGGTTTGAACTGGAACCGTATCGAGCTGCAAGGCACGTTTACCATCCCGGCCTGCCCCAACCTGCGTTTCAGCCCTCTGCCTTTGCGCAGTGCCGCGCCCCCCTATTCGCCACACCGTTTCGACCCGCATCCGGGCGACAACATTGGCCTGATCGTTGAAGACCTGCGCACCGGCGGCAAACTGTTCTATGCCCCGGGCCTGGGCAAAGTCGATGCCCCTTTACTGGAAATCATGGCCGGCAGCGACTGCCTGCTGGTAGACGGCACGATGTGGGACGACGATGAGATGCAACGCCGTGGCGTCGGCACCCGCACCGGTCGCGAAATGGGCCACCTGGCGCAAAACGGCCCCGGCGGCATGCTTGAAGTACTGGAACAATTGCCCGAGCAGCGTAAGGTGCTGATCCATATCAACAACACTAACCCGATCCTCGACGAAGACTCTGCCGAGCGCGCCGAACTGGTTCGCCGGGGCGTTGAAGTGGCCTTTGACGGAATGAGTATCAAGCTGTAA
- the pqqC gene encoding pyrroloquinoline-quinone synthase PqqC, with protein MTQAPLSTTEFEAALRAKGAYYHIYHPYQVAMYEGRATREQIQGWVANRFYYQVNIPLKDAAILANCPDREVRREWIQRLLDHDGAPGEDGGIEAWLRLGQAVGLDPDQLRSQELVLPGVRFAVDAYVNFARRASWEEAASSSLTEMFAPQIHQSRLDSWPQHYPWIDPAGYEYFRTRLGQARRDVEHGLAITLQHYTTYEGQQRMLEILQFKLDILWSMLDAMTMAYELDRPPYHSVTDQRVWHKGITL; from the coding sequence ATGACCCAAGCCCCTCTCTCCACCACCGAATTCGAAGCAGCCCTGCGCGCCAAAGGTGCGTACTACCACATCTACCACCCGTATCAGGTAGCCATGTATGAGGGCCGCGCTACCCGCGAGCAGATTCAAGGCTGGGTCGCCAACCGCTTCTACTATCAGGTGAACATTCCCCTGAAAGACGCAGCGATCCTGGCCAATTGTCCGGACCGCGAAGTCCGTCGCGAATGGATCCAGCGCCTGCTCGACCACGATGGTGCGCCGGGAGAGGATGGCGGCATCGAGGCCTGGCTACGCCTTGGTCAAGCGGTTGGCCTGGACCCGGATCAGCTGCGCTCTCAAGAGCTGGTGTTGCCCGGCGTGCGCTTTGCGGTGGATGCCTACGTCAACTTCGCCCGCCGCGCCAGTTGGGAAGAAGCGGCCAGCAGCTCGCTGACCGAAATGTTCGCGCCGCAGATCCACCAGTCGCGCCTCGACAGCTGGCCGCAGCATTACCCGTGGATCGATCCTGCCGGTTATGAGTATTTCCGCACTCGCCTGGGCCAGGCCCGACGCGACGTGGAGCATGGGCTGGCGATTACGTTGCAGCACTACACGACCTATGAAGGCCAGCAGCGCATGCTGGAAATTCTCCAGTTCAAACTGGACATCCTTTGGAGCATGCTTGATGCCATGACCATGGCGTATGAGCTGGATCGTCCGCCCTATCACAGCGTGACCGACCAACGTGTCTGGCACAAAGGAATCACCCTATGA
- a CDS encoding S9 family peptidase, translated as MIETPDSSLKAEPFSAALAVAAGVDFAELRTSALGLFWNEYRPADAACRIWHWRNGQACCLTPAGFSVRSRVYEYGGGAFCLSDDAVVFVNESDQQLYLQPLDGSTPHALTHGNCRYGDVNHAQGQVLAIEENANQHRLISLNLSSLERQVLAEGADFYTAPCLSPNAQHLAWIEWSRPHQPWTSTRLMLAERQDDGGWGTARCVAGDSREESLQQPRFDAHNRLYCLTDRAGFWQPWAESAGGLVPVPSAAADHAPAPWQSGGCTWVPLEGHAYLASWTVEGFGRLGIRHADGTQEDLTGNYSRFRSLALDDAFIYAIVASPVSPSAVIRIRRSDQQAEVLAGGIAPLPPEQISRPRTLRYPSGNSEAHGFFYPSMHNEVKPPLVVFIHGGPTSACYPMLDPRIQYWTQRGFAVADLNYRGSTGYGRDYRQALHLQWGIVDVEDACAVVSYLAEQGLIDGQNAFIRGGSAGGYTTLCALAFQDVFRGGASLYGVSDPVALARATHKFEGDYLDWLIGDPERDAERYAARTPLLHARQIHVPVIFFQGELDAVVVPQQTRDMLKALQDNGIPARAYYYPDERHGFRKASNQAHALEQEWLFYREVMAAR; from the coding sequence ATGATCGAAACTCCCGACTCATCGCTAAAGGCTGAACCGTTCAGCGCCGCCCTCGCGGTGGCCGCCGGGGTAGACTTCGCCGAGCTGCGGACCAGCGCTCTTGGGCTGTTCTGGAATGAATACCGCCCCGCAGACGCCGCCTGCCGTATCTGGCACTGGCGCAACGGCCAGGCCTGTTGCCTGACACCCGCTGGCTTCAGCGTGCGCAGCCGGGTTTACGAGTATGGCGGCGGGGCCTTTTGCCTGAGCGACGACGCGGTAGTGTTCGTTAACGAGTCCGATCAACAGCTGTACCTGCAACCGCTGGATGGCAGCACCCCGCACGCCCTGACCCACGGCAACTGCCGTTATGGCGACGTGAACCATGCCCAAGGGCAGGTGCTGGCCATTGAAGAAAACGCCAATCAACATCGACTGATCAGCCTCAACCTGAGCTCACTTGAGCGCCAGGTGCTGGCCGAAGGTGCTGACTTCTACACCGCCCCCTGCCTCAGCCCAAACGCTCAACACCTGGCCTGGATTGAATGGAGCCGGCCGCATCAACCCTGGACGTCCACCCGCCTGATGCTCGCCGAGCGCCAGGACGATGGCGGCTGGGGCACCGCACGCTGCGTTGCGGGAGACAGCCGTGAGGAATCGCTGCAACAACCCCGCTTCGATGCACACAATCGACTGTACTGCCTGACGGACCGTGCGGGTTTCTGGCAACCGTGGGCCGAATCGGCCGGAGGTTTAGTGCCTGTACCAAGTGCCGCTGCCGATCATGCCCCGGCTCCCTGGCAATCGGGCGGCTGCACCTGGGTACCTCTGGAGGGCCACGCGTATCTGGCCAGCTGGACCGTAGAGGGTTTCGGGCGCTTGGGCATCCGCCATGCTGATGGCACTCAAGAAGACCTGACGGGCAATTACAGCCGCTTCCGCAGCCTGGCGCTGGATGACGCATTCATCTATGCCATCGTCGCATCGCCAGTCAGCCCGTCGGCGGTGATCCGTATTCGCCGCAGCGATCAACAGGCCGAGGTGCTGGCCGGTGGCATCGCGCCGCTGCCGCCCGAGCAGATCAGCCGCCCGCGTACTCTGCGCTACCCCTCGGGCAACAGCGAAGCACACGGTTTTTTCTACCCCTCGATGCACAATGAGGTCAAACCGCCCTTGGTGGTGTTTATCCACGGCGGCCCGACCTCCGCCTGTTACCCGATGCTCGACCCGCGCATTCAGTACTGGACCCAGCGCGGATTTGCCGTGGCCGACCTTAACTACCGCGGCAGCACGGGCTATGGCCGTGATTATCGTCAGGCCCTGCATTTGCAATGGGGGATCGTGGATGTCGAAGACGCATGTGCGGTCGTCAGCTACCTCGCCGAACAGGGGCTGATCGATGGTCAAAACGCGTTTATTCGCGGCGGCAGCGCAGGCGGCTACACCACGTTGTGCGCCCTGGCATTCCAGGATGTGTTCCGCGGGGGCGCCAGCCTGTACGGCGTCAGCGATCCGGTGGCCCTGGCCCGGGCCACCCACAAGTTTGAAGGCGACTACCTGGACTGGCTCATCGGAGATCCCGAGCGCGACGCCGAGCGTTATGCCGCCCGCACCCCGCTGCTGCATGCCAGGCAGATCCACGTCCCGGTAATTTTCTTCCAGGGCGAACTGGATGCGGTCGTGGTTCCCCAGCAGACCCGGGACATGCTCAAGGCCTTGCAGGACAACGGCATCCCGGCCAGGGCCTATTACTATCCTGACGAGCGCCACGGTTTTCGCAAAGCCAGTAATCAGGCACATGCCCTGGAGCAGGAATGGTTGTTTTATCGCGAGGTGATGGCTGCTCGGTAG
- a CDS encoding YqaE/Pmp3 family membrane protein — protein sequence MDIIRIIIAILLPPLGVFLQVGFAGAFWLNILLTLCGYFPGIIHAVYIIAKR from the coding sequence ATGGACATTATTCGAATCATCATCGCCATCCTGCTTCCACCGCTGGGGGTGTTCTTGCAAGTGGGTTTCGCGGGGGCATTCTGGTTGAACATTCTGCTGACCTTGTGCGGTTATTTCCCGGGGATCATCCACGCGGTCTACATCATTGCAAAACGTTAA
- a CDS encoding Lrp/AsnC family transcriptional regulator: MLDTRPPALDEIDRQLIAALQLNARESVAMLARQLGIARTTVTSRLARLEKTKVITGYGVRLGQRLIDGGLQAYVGITVQPRSGKDVVRRLSAMAQVQQLCAVSGEFDYVAWLRSESPEQLDQLLDQIGSVEGVEKTTTSIILSSKVDRG; the protein is encoded by the coding sequence TTGCTTGATACTCGCCCGCCCGCACTGGATGAAATAGACCGTCAATTGATTGCTGCCTTGCAGCTCAATGCCCGTGAAAGTGTGGCGATGCTTGCGCGTCAGTTGGGGATTGCGCGTACCACCGTGACGTCTCGGTTGGCACGTCTGGAGAAGACCAAGGTGATCACCGGGTACGGGGTGCGCTTGGGGCAGCGTCTGATTGATGGCGGCCTGCAGGCTTATGTGGGGATTACGGTGCAGCCGCGCTCCGGCAAGGATGTGGTGCGTCGCTTGAGTGCGATGGCTCAGGTGCAGCAGTTGTGTGCGGTCAGTGGCGAGTTCGATTACGTGGCCTGGCTGCGCAGCGAGTCCCCTGAGCAACTGGATCAATTACTCGATCAGATCGGTAGCGTGGAAGGGGTGGAGAAAACCACGACGTCTATCATCCTCAGTAGCAAAGTCGATCGCGGATAA